A part of Doryrhamphus excisus isolate RoL2022-K1 chromosome 8, RoL_Dexc_1.0, whole genome shotgun sequence genomic DNA contains:
- the zgc:154093 gene encoding cdc42 effector protein 2, which translates to MPVKTPIYLKTTTPKKGKKLKLRDILSGDMISPPLGDMRHSAHVGPEGEADMFGDVDFLRGKMDMLPSAARANNGDVRSHSVDRQLEAAAAAKQDSDRHDYSYNGFHYEHSSSGLLKSTISMPVFVTHEQAPPKPPRLHLDDPAQRHPQPVEVNHKQHPTLSHRSAAKPCLDVSVSPAVRRMVPYSGSFSEASSEESMSDACGPLDAQQGLSLDSDAGLSNEDLRSDRSDSPCGHFRLVASNIPRSESMVGLDLDLGPSIMEDVLRIMDRYNNVDQRCEL; encoded by the coding sequence ATGCCCGTTAAGACGCCCATCTACTTGAAGACCACCACGCCCAAGAAAGGCAAGAAGCTGAAGCTGCGCGACATCCTGTCAGGAGACATGATCAGCCCGCCGCTGGGCGACATGCGCCATAGCGCACACGTGGGGCCGGAGGGGGAGGCGGACATGTTTGGGGATGTGGACTTCCTGCGGGGAAAGATGGATATGCTTCCCTCTGCGGCACGGGCCAACAACGGAGACGTGCGCTCACACAGCGTGGACAGACAGCTGGAGGCCGCCGCGGCCGCCAAGCAGGACTCGGACAGGCACGACTACTCCTACAACGGCTTCCACTACGAGCACTCGTCCTCCGGCTTGTTGAAGTCCACCATCTCCATGCCCGTCTTTGTCACCCACGAACAAGCCCCGCCTAAACCCCCCCGCCTGCACCTGGATGACCCCGCCCAGCGCCACCCGCAGCCCGTGGAGGTCAACCACAAGCAGCACCCCACGTTGTCACACCGCTCTGCAGCCAAGCCATGCCTGGACGTCTCCGTCTCACCCGCCGTCCGTAGGATGGTCCCCTACTCGGGCTCCTTCTCAGAGGCATCCTCAGAGGAGTCCATGTCAGACGCCTGCGGACCCCTGGATGCCCAACAAGGCCTCAGTCTGGACTCTGACGCCGGCCTGAGCAATGAGGATCTGAGGAGTGATCGCAGCGATTCGCCGTGCGGTCACTTCCGCCTCGTTGCCTCCAACATCCCACGCTCAGAATCGATGGTGGGTCTAGACCTGGACCTGGGCCCCTCCATCATGGAGGACGTGCTGAGGATCATGGACCGCTACAACAACGTGGACCAGCGTTGTGAGTTGTGA
- the ercc2 gene encoding general transcription and DNA repair factor IIH helicase subunit XPD isoform X1, translating into MKLNIDGLLVYFPYDYIYPEQYSYMLELKRTLDAKGHGVLEMPSGTGKTISLLSLIVAYQRAFPLDVTKLIYCSRTVPEIEKVVEELRKLMEFYSKETGEKNNFLALALSSRKNLCIHTEVSSLRFGKEVDGKCHSLTASYIRAQRHSNPNLPACRFYEEFDAVGRQVPLSAGIYNLDDLKDYGRRKGWCPYYLARYSILHANIVVYSYHYLLDPKIADLVSKELAKNSVVVFDEAHNIDNVCIDSMSVNITRRTLDRCQGNVDTLQSTIQKIKETDAAKLKEEYRRLVEGLKEANVARETDVYLANPVLPDEILQGRAHDEHEKKSHYPDILMGPLPMTEAVPGTIRTAEHFVGFLRRFMEYLKSRLRVQHVVQESTPQFLKDIFDKVCIDRKPLRFCAERLQSLLRTLEIADIADFSAVTLISNFATLVSTYSQGFTIIIEPFEDRTPTIANPILHFSCMDPSIAIKPVFQRFQSVIITSGTLSPLDVYPRILDFRPVTMASFTMTLARTCLCPLIVGRGNDQVALSSKFETREDFAVIRNYGNLLLEMSAIVPDGIVAFFTSYIYMENIVASWYEQGILENIQKNKLIFIETQDAAETSMALEKYHEACENGRGAILLSVARGKVSEGIDFVHHFGRAVIMFGVPYVYTQSRILKARLEYLRDQFQIRENDFLTFDAMRHAAQCVGRAIRGKTDYGLMVFADKRYARADKRGKLPRWIQEHINEGSLNLTVDETVHLSKHFLRQMAQPFRQVPLHKNANLKVRHHLANSPVSPVSPPAVKEDQLGLSLLTLEQLQSEDMLKKIAQMAHQS; encoded by the exons ATGAA GCTCAACATCGACGGTCTACTGGTGTATTTTCCATATGATTACATTTATCCCGAGCAGTACTCCTACATGCTGGAGCTGAAGAGGACGCTGGATGCTAAG GGTCATGGCGTCCTGGAGATGCCGTCAGGAACAGGGAAGACCATCTCCCTGTTGTCCCTCATTGTTGCGTACCAGAGG GCGTTCCCGCTGGATGTGACCAAGCTCATCTACTGCTCCAGAACGGTCCCTGAGATTGAGAAG GTGGTTGAGGAACTCAGGAAGCTGATGGAGTTCTATTCCAAAGAGACCGGTGAGAAAAATAACTTCCTGGCTCTGGCGCTTTCCTCCCGGAAGAACCTCTGCATCCACACTGAG GTGAGCAGTCTGCGCTTTGGCAAGGAGGTCGATGGGAAGTGTCACAGTCTGACGGCGTCGTACATCCGTGCCCAGCGTCACAGCAACCCCAACCTGCCAGCCTGTCGCTTCTACGAG GAGTTCGATGCCGTCGGCCGACAGGTCCCGCTCTCTGCTGGCATCTACAACTTGGATGACCTGAAGGACTATGGACGCAGGAAAGGCTGGTGTCCTTATTACCTGGCACGCTACTCG ATCCTGCACGCCAACATTGTGGTGTACAGCTACCACTACCTGCTGGATCCCAAGATAGCAGACCTGGTATCCAAAGAACTGGCCAAGAACTCTGTGGTGGTCTTTGACGAGGCACACAACATCG ACAATGTGTGCATCGACTCCATGAGCGTCAACATCACCAGGCGGACGCTGGACCGTTGTCAAGGCAACGTGGACACGCTCCAGAGCACTATACAAAA GATCAAGGAGACAGACGCTGCCAAACTGAAGGAGGAGTACAGGCGACTAGTGGAGGGTCTGAAGGAGGCCAACGTCGCTCGAGAAACGGACGTCTACCTCGCCAATCCCGTGTTGCCAGATGAGATCCTACAAGGTAGGGCGCATGatgagcatgaaaaaaaaagtcactatcCCGACATACTGATGGGACCGCTGCCGATGACAGAGGCGGTTCCTGGCACCATCCGCACTGCAGAGCACTTTGTGGGCTTCCTGAGGCGCTTCATGGAATATTTAAAGTCTCGTCTGAGGGTGCAGCACGTCGTTCAAGAGAGCACCCCGCAGTTCCTCAAAGACATCTTCGACAAAGTCTGCATCGACCGTAAACCTCTCAG GTTTTGCGCGGAGCGTCTGCAGTCGTTGTTACGCACCCTGGAGATCGCCGACATCGCTGACTTTTCCGCCGTCACGCTCATCTCCAACTTTGCCACGCTGGTCAGCACGTACAGTCAAG GTTTCACCATCATCATCGAGCCCTTTGAAGACAGGACGCCAACCATTGCTAACCCCATCTTACACTTCAG CTGCATGGACCCGTCCATCGCCATCAAGCCAGTCTTCCAGAGGTTCCAGTCGGTCATCATAACCTCGGGT ACGCTGTCCCCACTGGATGTCTACCCTCGCATCCTGGACTTCCGGCCCGTCACCATGGCATCTTTCACCATGACACTGGCACGCACCTGCCTCTGCCCGCTG ATTGTTGGACGAGGGAACGACCAGGTGGCTCTCAGCTCAAAGTTTGAGACCAGAGAGGATTTTG CTGTGATTCGTAACTACGGCAACCTGCTTCTGGAGATGTCCGCCATTGTTCCCGATGGCATTGTGGCGTTTTTCACCAGCTACATCTACATGGAGAACATTGTGGCGTCCTGGTATGAACAG GGCATTTTGGAGAACATTCAGAAGAACAAGCTGATCTTCATCGAGACACAGGACGCCGCCGAGACCAGCATGGCGCTGGAGAAGTACCACGAG GCGTGTGAAAACGGCCGCGGAGCCATCCTGCTCTCCGTCGCCAGAGGGAAAGTGTCAGAGGGCATCGATTTTG TGCACCACTTCGGCCGCGCTGTCATCATGTTTGGCGTTCCGTACGTTTACACGCAGAGTCGCATCCTGAAG GCCCGCCTTGAGTACCTGCGAGACCAGTTCCAGATCCGAGAGAACGACTTCCTCACCTTTGATGCCATGCGGCACGCCGCTCAGTGCGTGGGCCGAGCCATACGAGGCAAGACCGACTATGGGCTCATGGTTTTTGCAGACAAG CGCTACGCCCGAGCCGACAAGCGCGGGAAGCTTCCTCGCTGGATCCAGGAACACATCAACGAAGGCAGCCTCAACCTGACCGTGGACGAGACGGTGCATCTGTCCAAGCACTTCCTGCGACAGATGGCTCAGCCCTTCAGACAGGTCCCGCTCCACAAAAACGCAAATCTTAAAGTCCGTCATCACCTCGCTAACAGTCCCGTCTCCCCTGTGTCGCCCCCTGCTGTGAAGGAGGACCAATTGGGTCTGTCGCTGCTGACACTGGAGCAGCTGCAGTCGGAGGACATG
- the ercc2 gene encoding general transcription and DNA repair factor IIH helicase subunit XPD isoform X3: MKLNIDGLLVYFPYDYIYPEQYSYMLELKRTLDAKGHGVLEMPSGTGKTISLLSLIVAYQRAFPLDVTKLIYCSRTVPEIEKVVEELRKLMEFYSKETGEKNNFLALALSSRKNLCIHTEVSSLRFGKEVDGKCHSLTASYIRAQRHSNPNLPACRFYEEFDAVGRQVPLSAGIYNLDDLKDYGRRKGWCPYYLARYSILHANIVVYSYHYLLDPKIADLVSKELAKNSVVVFDEAHNIDNVCIDSMSVNITRRTLDRCQGNVDTLQSTIQKIKETDAAKLKEEYRRLVEGLKEANVARETDVYLANPVLPDEILQGRAHDEHEKKSHYPDILMGPLPMTEAVPGTIRTAEHFVGFLRRFMEYLKSRLRVQHVVQESTPQFLKDIFDKVCIDRKPLRFCAERLQSLLRTLEIADIADFSAVTLISNFATLVSTYSQGFTIIIEPFEDRTPTIANPILHFSCMDPSIAIKPVFQRFQSVIITSGTLSPLDVYPRILDFRPVTMASFTMTLARTCLCPLIVGRGNDQVALSSKFETREDFAVIRNYGNLLLEMSAIVPDGIVAFFTSYIYMENIVASWYEQGILENIQKNKLIFIETQDAAETSMALEKYHEACENGRGAILLSVARGKVSEGIDFVHHFGRAVIMFGVPYVYTQSRILKARLEYLRDQFQIRENDFLTFDAMRHAAQCVGRAIRGKTDYGLMVFADKRYARADKRGKLPRWIQEHINEGSLNLTVDETVHLSKHFLRQMAQPFRQEDQLGLSLLTLEQLQSEDMLKKIAQMAHQS, encoded by the exons ATGAA GCTCAACATCGACGGTCTACTGGTGTATTTTCCATATGATTACATTTATCCCGAGCAGTACTCCTACATGCTGGAGCTGAAGAGGACGCTGGATGCTAAG GGTCATGGCGTCCTGGAGATGCCGTCAGGAACAGGGAAGACCATCTCCCTGTTGTCCCTCATTGTTGCGTACCAGAGG GCGTTCCCGCTGGATGTGACCAAGCTCATCTACTGCTCCAGAACGGTCCCTGAGATTGAGAAG GTGGTTGAGGAACTCAGGAAGCTGATGGAGTTCTATTCCAAAGAGACCGGTGAGAAAAATAACTTCCTGGCTCTGGCGCTTTCCTCCCGGAAGAACCTCTGCATCCACACTGAG GTGAGCAGTCTGCGCTTTGGCAAGGAGGTCGATGGGAAGTGTCACAGTCTGACGGCGTCGTACATCCGTGCCCAGCGTCACAGCAACCCCAACCTGCCAGCCTGTCGCTTCTACGAG GAGTTCGATGCCGTCGGCCGACAGGTCCCGCTCTCTGCTGGCATCTACAACTTGGATGACCTGAAGGACTATGGACGCAGGAAAGGCTGGTGTCCTTATTACCTGGCACGCTACTCG ATCCTGCACGCCAACATTGTGGTGTACAGCTACCACTACCTGCTGGATCCCAAGATAGCAGACCTGGTATCCAAAGAACTGGCCAAGAACTCTGTGGTGGTCTTTGACGAGGCACACAACATCG ACAATGTGTGCATCGACTCCATGAGCGTCAACATCACCAGGCGGACGCTGGACCGTTGTCAAGGCAACGTGGACACGCTCCAGAGCACTATACAAAA GATCAAGGAGACAGACGCTGCCAAACTGAAGGAGGAGTACAGGCGACTAGTGGAGGGTCTGAAGGAGGCCAACGTCGCTCGAGAAACGGACGTCTACCTCGCCAATCCCGTGTTGCCAGATGAGATCCTACAAGGTAGGGCGCATGatgagcatgaaaaaaaaagtcactatcCCGACATACTGATGGGACCGCTGCCGATGACAGAGGCGGTTCCTGGCACCATCCGCACTGCAGAGCACTTTGTGGGCTTCCTGAGGCGCTTCATGGAATATTTAAAGTCTCGTCTGAGGGTGCAGCACGTCGTTCAAGAGAGCACCCCGCAGTTCCTCAAAGACATCTTCGACAAAGTCTGCATCGACCGTAAACCTCTCAG GTTTTGCGCGGAGCGTCTGCAGTCGTTGTTACGCACCCTGGAGATCGCCGACATCGCTGACTTTTCCGCCGTCACGCTCATCTCCAACTTTGCCACGCTGGTCAGCACGTACAGTCAAG GTTTCACCATCATCATCGAGCCCTTTGAAGACAGGACGCCAACCATTGCTAACCCCATCTTACACTTCAG CTGCATGGACCCGTCCATCGCCATCAAGCCAGTCTTCCAGAGGTTCCAGTCGGTCATCATAACCTCGGGT ACGCTGTCCCCACTGGATGTCTACCCTCGCATCCTGGACTTCCGGCCCGTCACCATGGCATCTTTCACCATGACACTGGCACGCACCTGCCTCTGCCCGCTG ATTGTTGGACGAGGGAACGACCAGGTGGCTCTCAGCTCAAAGTTTGAGACCAGAGAGGATTTTG CTGTGATTCGTAACTACGGCAACCTGCTTCTGGAGATGTCCGCCATTGTTCCCGATGGCATTGTGGCGTTTTTCACCAGCTACATCTACATGGAGAACATTGTGGCGTCCTGGTATGAACAG GGCATTTTGGAGAACATTCAGAAGAACAAGCTGATCTTCATCGAGACACAGGACGCCGCCGAGACCAGCATGGCGCTGGAGAAGTACCACGAG GCGTGTGAAAACGGCCGCGGAGCCATCCTGCTCTCCGTCGCCAGAGGGAAAGTGTCAGAGGGCATCGATTTTG TGCACCACTTCGGCCGCGCTGTCATCATGTTTGGCGTTCCGTACGTTTACACGCAGAGTCGCATCCTGAAG GCCCGCCTTGAGTACCTGCGAGACCAGTTCCAGATCCGAGAGAACGACTTCCTCACCTTTGATGCCATGCGGCACGCCGCTCAGTGCGTGGGCCGAGCCATACGAGGCAAGACCGACTATGGGCTCATGGTTTTTGCAGACAAG CGCTACGCCCGAGCCGACAAGCGCGGGAAGCTTCCTCGCTGGATCCAGGAACACATCAACGAAGGCAGCCTCAACCTGACCGTGGACGAGACGGTGCATCTGTCCAAGCACTTCCTGCGACAGATGGCTCAGCCCTTCAGACAG GAGGACCAATTGGGTCTGTCGCTGCTGACACTGGAGCAGCTGCAGTCGGAGGACATG
- the ercc2 gene encoding general transcription and DNA repair factor IIH helicase subunit XPD isoform X2 — translation MKLNIDGLLVYFPYDYIYPEQYSYMLELKRTLDAKGHGVLEMPSGTGKTISLLSLIVAYQRAFPLDVTKLIYCSRTVPEIEKVVEELRKLMEFYSKETGEKNNFLALALSSRKNLCIHTEVSSLRFGKEVDGKCHSLTASYIRAQRHSNPNLPACRFYEEFDAVGRQVPLSAGIYNLDDLKDYGRRKGWCPYYLARYSILHANIVVYSYHYLLDPKIADLVSKELAKNSVVVFDEAHNIDNVCIDSMSVNITRRTLDRCQGNVDTLQSTIQKIKETDAAKLKEEYRRLVEGLKEANVARETDVYLANPVLPDEILQEAVPGTIRTAEHFVGFLRRFMEYLKSRLRVQHVVQESTPQFLKDIFDKVCIDRKPLRFCAERLQSLLRTLEIADIADFSAVTLISNFATLVSTYSQGFTIIIEPFEDRTPTIANPILHFSCMDPSIAIKPVFQRFQSVIITSGTLSPLDVYPRILDFRPVTMASFTMTLARTCLCPLIVGRGNDQVALSSKFETREDFAVIRNYGNLLLEMSAIVPDGIVAFFTSYIYMENIVASWYEQGILENIQKNKLIFIETQDAAETSMALEKYHEACENGRGAILLSVARGKVSEGIDFVHHFGRAVIMFGVPYVYTQSRILKARLEYLRDQFQIRENDFLTFDAMRHAAQCVGRAIRGKTDYGLMVFADKRYARADKRGKLPRWIQEHINEGSLNLTVDETVHLSKHFLRQMAQPFRQVPLHKNANLKVRHHLANSPVSPVSPPAVKEDQLGLSLLTLEQLQSEDMLKKIAQMAHQS, via the exons ATGAA GCTCAACATCGACGGTCTACTGGTGTATTTTCCATATGATTACATTTATCCCGAGCAGTACTCCTACATGCTGGAGCTGAAGAGGACGCTGGATGCTAAG GGTCATGGCGTCCTGGAGATGCCGTCAGGAACAGGGAAGACCATCTCCCTGTTGTCCCTCATTGTTGCGTACCAGAGG GCGTTCCCGCTGGATGTGACCAAGCTCATCTACTGCTCCAGAACGGTCCCTGAGATTGAGAAG GTGGTTGAGGAACTCAGGAAGCTGATGGAGTTCTATTCCAAAGAGACCGGTGAGAAAAATAACTTCCTGGCTCTGGCGCTTTCCTCCCGGAAGAACCTCTGCATCCACACTGAG GTGAGCAGTCTGCGCTTTGGCAAGGAGGTCGATGGGAAGTGTCACAGTCTGACGGCGTCGTACATCCGTGCCCAGCGTCACAGCAACCCCAACCTGCCAGCCTGTCGCTTCTACGAG GAGTTCGATGCCGTCGGCCGACAGGTCCCGCTCTCTGCTGGCATCTACAACTTGGATGACCTGAAGGACTATGGACGCAGGAAAGGCTGGTGTCCTTATTACCTGGCACGCTACTCG ATCCTGCACGCCAACATTGTGGTGTACAGCTACCACTACCTGCTGGATCCCAAGATAGCAGACCTGGTATCCAAAGAACTGGCCAAGAACTCTGTGGTGGTCTTTGACGAGGCACACAACATCG ACAATGTGTGCATCGACTCCATGAGCGTCAACATCACCAGGCGGACGCTGGACCGTTGTCAAGGCAACGTGGACACGCTCCAGAGCACTATACAAAA GATCAAGGAGACAGACGCTGCCAAACTGAAGGAGGAGTACAGGCGACTAGTGGAGGGTCTGAAGGAGGCCAACGTCGCTCGAGAAACGGACGTCTACCTCGCCAATCCCGTGTTGCCAGATGAGATCCTACAAG AGGCGGTTCCTGGCACCATCCGCACTGCAGAGCACTTTGTGGGCTTCCTGAGGCGCTTCATGGAATATTTAAAGTCTCGTCTGAGGGTGCAGCACGTCGTTCAAGAGAGCACCCCGCAGTTCCTCAAAGACATCTTCGACAAAGTCTGCATCGACCGTAAACCTCTCAG GTTTTGCGCGGAGCGTCTGCAGTCGTTGTTACGCACCCTGGAGATCGCCGACATCGCTGACTTTTCCGCCGTCACGCTCATCTCCAACTTTGCCACGCTGGTCAGCACGTACAGTCAAG GTTTCACCATCATCATCGAGCCCTTTGAAGACAGGACGCCAACCATTGCTAACCCCATCTTACACTTCAG CTGCATGGACCCGTCCATCGCCATCAAGCCAGTCTTCCAGAGGTTCCAGTCGGTCATCATAACCTCGGGT ACGCTGTCCCCACTGGATGTCTACCCTCGCATCCTGGACTTCCGGCCCGTCACCATGGCATCTTTCACCATGACACTGGCACGCACCTGCCTCTGCCCGCTG ATTGTTGGACGAGGGAACGACCAGGTGGCTCTCAGCTCAAAGTTTGAGACCAGAGAGGATTTTG CTGTGATTCGTAACTACGGCAACCTGCTTCTGGAGATGTCCGCCATTGTTCCCGATGGCATTGTGGCGTTTTTCACCAGCTACATCTACATGGAGAACATTGTGGCGTCCTGGTATGAACAG GGCATTTTGGAGAACATTCAGAAGAACAAGCTGATCTTCATCGAGACACAGGACGCCGCCGAGACCAGCATGGCGCTGGAGAAGTACCACGAG GCGTGTGAAAACGGCCGCGGAGCCATCCTGCTCTCCGTCGCCAGAGGGAAAGTGTCAGAGGGCATCGATTTTG TGCACCACTTCGGCCGCGCTGTCATCATGTTTGGCGTTCCGTACGTTTACACGCAGAGTCGCATCCTGAAG GCCCGCCTTGAGTACCTGCGAGACCAGTTCCAGATCCGAGAGAACGACTTCCTCACCTTTGATGCCATGCGGCACGCCGCTCAGTGCGTGGGCCGAGCCATACGAGGCAAGACCGACTATGGGCTCATGGTTTTTGCAGACAAG CGCTACGCCCGAGCCGACAAGCGCGGGAAGCTTCCTCGCTGGATCCAGGAACACATCAACGAAGGCAGCCTCAACCTGACCGTGGACGAGACGGTGCATCTGTCCAAGCACTTCCTGCGACAGATGGCTCAGCCCTTCAGACAGGTCCCGCTCCACAAAAACGCAAATCTTAAAGTCCGTCATCACCTCGCTAACAGTCCCGTCTCCCCTGTGTCGCCCCCTGCTGTGAAGGAGGACCAATTGGGTCTGTCGCTGCTGACACTGGAGCAGCTGCAGTCGGAGGACATG
- the ercc2 gene encoding general transcription and DNA repair factor IIH helicase subunit XPD isoform X4: MKLNIDGLLVYFPYDYIYPEQYSYMLELKRTLDAKGHGVLEMPSGTGKTISLLSLIVAYQRAFPLDVTKLIYCSRTVPEIEKVVEELRKLMEFYSKETGEKNNFLALALSSRKNLCIHTEVSSLRFGKEVDGKCHSLTASYIRAQRHSNPNLPACRFYEEFDAVGRQVPLSAGIYNLDDLKDYGRRKGWCPYYLARYSILHANIVVYSYHYLLDPKIADLVSKELAKNSVVVFDEAHNIDNVCIDSMSVNITRRTLDRCQGNVDTLQSTIQKIKETDAAKLKEEYRRLVEGLKEANVARETDVYLANPVLPDEILQEAVPGTIRTAEHFVGFLRRFMEYLKSRLRVQHVVQESTPQFLKDIFDKVCIDRKPLRFCAERLQSLLRTLEIADIADFSAVTLISNFATLVSTYSQGFTIIIEPFEDRTPTIANPILHFSCMDPSIAIKPVFQRFQSVIITSGTLSPLDVYPRILDFRPVTMASFTMTLARTCLCPLIVGRGNDQVALSSKFETREDFAVIRNYGNLLLEMSAIVPDGIVAFFTSYIYMENIVASWYEQGILENIQKNKLIFIETQDAAETSMALEKYHEACENGRGAILLSVARGKVSEGIDFVHHFGRAVIMFGVPYVYTQSRILKARLEYLRDQFQIRENDFLTFDAMRHAAQCVGRAIRGKTDYGLMVFADKRYARADKRGKLPRWIQEHINEGSLNLTVDETVHLSKHFLRQMAQPFRQEDQLGLSLLTLEQLQSEDMLKKIAQMAHQS, encoded by the exons ATGAA GCTCAACATCGACGGTCTACTGGTGTATTTTCCATATGATTACATTTATCCCGAGCAGTACTCCTACATGCTGGAGCTGAAGAGGACGCTGGATGCTAAG GGTCATGGCGTCCTGGAGATGCCGTCAGGAACAGGGAAGACCATCTCCCTGTTGTCCCTCATTGTTGCGTACCAGAGG GCGTTCCCGCTGGATGTGACCAAGCTCATCTACTGCTCCAGAACGGTCCCTGAGATTGAGAAG GTGGTTGAGGAACTCAGGAAGCTGATGGAGTTCTATTCCAAAGAGACCGGTGAGAAAAATAACTTCCTGGCTCTGGCGCTTTCCTCCCGGAAGAACCTCTGCATCCACACTGAG GTGAGCAGTCTGCGCTTTGGCAAGGAGGTCGATGGGAAGTGTCACAGTCTGACGGCGTCGTACATCCGTGCCCAGCGTCACAGCAACCCCAACCTGCCAGCCTGTCGCTTCTACGAG GAGTTCGATGCCGTCGGCCGACAGGTCCCGCTCTCTGCTGGCATCTACAACTTGGATGACCTGAAGGACTATGGACGCAGGAAAGGCTGGTGTCCTTATTACCTGGCACGCTACTCG ATCCTGCACGCCAACATTGTGGTGTACAGCTACCACTACCTGCTGGATCCCAAGATAGCAGACCTGGTATCCAAAGAACTGGCCAAGAACTCTGTGGTGGTCTTTGACGAGGCACACAACATCG ACAATGTGTGCATCGACTCCATGAGCGTCAACATCACCAGGCGGACGCTGGACCGTTGTCAAGGCAACGTGGACACGCTCCAGAGCACTATACAAAA GATCAAGGAGACAGACGCTGCCAAACTGAAGGAGGAGTACAGGCGACTAGTGGAGGGTCTGAAGGAGGCCAACGTCGCTCGAGAAACGGACGTCTACCTCGCCAATCCCGTGTTGCCAGATGAGATCCTACAAG AGGCGGTTCCTGGCACCATCCGCACTGCAGAGCACTTTGTGGGCTTCCTGAGGCGCTTCATGGAATATTTAAAGTCTCGTCTGAGGGTGCAGCACGTCGTTCAAGAGAGCACCCCGCAGTTCCTCAAAGACATCTTCGACAAAGTCTGCATCGACCGTAAACCTCTCAG GTTTTGCGCGGAGCGTCTGCAGTCGTTGTTACGCACCCTGGAGATCGCCGACATCGCTGACTTTTCCGCCGTCACGCTCATCTCCAACTTTGCCACGCTGGTCAGCACGTACAGTCAAG GTTTCACCATCATCATCGAGCCCTTTGAAGACAGGACGCCAACCATTGCTAACCCCATCTTACACTTCAG CTGCATGGACCCGTCCATCGCCATCAAGCCAGTCTTCCAGAGGTTCCAGTCGGTCATCATAACCTCGGGT ACGCTGTCCCCACTGGATGTCTACCCTCGCATCCTGGACTTCCGGCCCGTCACCATGGCATCTTTCACCATGACACTGGCACGCACCTGCCTCTGCCCGCTG ATTGTTGGACGAGGGAACGACCAGGTGGCTCTCAGCTCAAAGTTTGAGACCAGAGAGGATTTTG CTGTGATTCGTAACTACGGCAACCTGCTTCTGGAGATGTCCGCCATTGTTCCCGATGGCATTGTGGCGTTTTTCACCAGCTACATCTACATGGAGAACATTGTGGCGTCCTGGTATGAACAG GGCATTTTGGAGAACATTCAGAAGAACAAGCTGATCTTCATCGAGACACAGGACGCCGCCGAGACCAGCATGGCGCTGGAGAAGTACCACGAG GCGTGTGAAAACGGCCGCGGAGCCATCCTGCTCTCCGTCGCCAGAGGGAAAGTGTCAGAGGGCATCGATTTTG TGCACCACTTCGGCCGCGCTGTCATCATGTTTGGCGTTCCGTACGTTTACACGCAGAGTCGCATCCTGAAG GCCCGCCTTGAGTACCTGCGAGACCAGTTCCAGATCCGAGAGAACGACTTCCTCACCTTTGATGCCATGCGGCACGCCGCTCAGTGCGTGGGCCGAGCCATACGAGGCAAGACCGACTATGGGCTCATGGTTTTTGCAGACAAG CGCTACGCCCGAGCCGACAAGCGCGGGAAGCTTCCTCGCTGGATCCAGGAACACATCAACGAAGGCAGCCTCAACCTGACCGTGGACGAGACGGTGCATCTGTCCAAGCACTTCCTGCGACAGATGGCTCAGCCCTTCAGACAG GAGGACCAATTGGGTCTGTCGCTGCTGACACTGGAGCAGCTGCAGTCGGAGGACATG